The genome window CAGGTGAACCTTCTTCTCCTACAGGGCTGTATTGAGCATATCCGCAAATTTCAATAATTGATTGAAGTTTAATAATCAAATCAGTATCTGTATTTTTCTCTTTTAAAATATCTTCAACGGAATCATTTGTTAAGGCATCTGCTGATATTGATAATTTATCACTTAAATAACCCCAAATAACGTTTAAAATTTCTTTGTAAAAGGCGTTATTATCATTTTCTTTCATATGCTTTAATGCATTATTTAATCTCTTTTTAGAGACTTCATTTGCTTTTTTTATTTTAAGAGCAACTATATCAGAATTAGCATTTTTTATTCTTCTTGTAATTAAAATGACAGAAATAAATAGTACGATTAAAAATAAAAATGAAATATAATATAAAGTTGTACCTGCAAATCCTTTTCCTTGTTTTTTAAGATTAACATTTTCAGTTGATATATACCTGATATCTTTTACCGTAATATCTTTGTTGATATCCGGCAGTTCATTATATCCGGTTCCTTTCCCGACTGTTATTTCATGCTCAGAGGCATATATTGTCTCATATTTTTCGGTAACCGGATTAAAATAAGTAAATTCGACAGGGTCAATTTTATATGTTCCGTCCTTGTTTCCGATAATTATATAATTGAAAATTCTTTCTCCGTATAAGCCGTTTTCTGTATATTTTTCCGATTTTTCAATTTCAGGTTTGAAAAAAGTAAGCCCTTCAGGCAATTGCAAATTAAAATCATTTAATAAATGAATATTTCCGTTTCCTGAAATCGTTATTTTAAAATTAGTTCCGTTGTCAGTTTTTATTTTGTTTTTTTCAAGTTCTGAACTTATTTGAAAATCTTTTCCTGTAATCCCTGAAAATTTTTCAGGAATTGGTGCAGGAATAGGTTTTACAATGATATTTGTTTTTCCTGTACTTATTTTTTTATTAATTATCTTATACTTATCAACAAGATTACCGAAAAAGTCGCGAGTTTTACCGTCTTTTTTTCTGATTTTTACCTCAACATCATAGGGCGAAATTGAATAATTTCCGGGTTTTTGGGCAATCAGAAAGACCTTTTTTAATAATGCAACTTTATATTTTTTTCCGTTAATAATTTCATTATGAAATACTAATTGCCTCGGAGCTTCAAGCATCTCAACTTTGAATCCTTTGAAACCGGGAAAACTTGTTTCTATAATGTTATGAAACTCACTTTTATTATAAATTTTGAATACAGCTATAATAAATTCCCCGTTAAAAACATTTGATTTGCTGTATTCAACAGAAATAAAAATATCTTGATTATTGTTTTTTAAGTTATTCGGAGTATTTTTTGAATTATTTATTTTACCGGTTTCTCCGAGAATTTTAATTTTCAACGGATTTGATTTGTACACATTACCGTCAATATTTATTTCGGCTTCTTTAATTGTATATTCACCGGGATTCGGAGCTGATATTGTGTAAGTATATGAAGTTTTAATTTCCTTTGTTGATTTACTGTTGATATATTGAGTTGAGGAAAAAGAAGAAGTTGAAGGTCCCGATAAAACATCAAAGTTTTCAAAATCGGGCGGATTAAAGTTATCCGGATTATTATTTATTTCAAATGTAACTTGAAAAATCTCTCCGATTTCAGCAATATTTTCAGAATTTGCAGTAAATTTAATATCTTCTCTTTTTTTCGATTTATTTAGATCAGTATTTGATTTTTTCTCTGTATCCGCACCGTTTTCACAAGCAGTGAAAAATATTAAGAACGGAATTAATAATAGTATTTTTTTCATACTTCGATATTTGCTAAACTTCTTTATAAATAAATTCATGAATAATGTCGGTTAAAAAAATATTTTATGAACTTATATTATAACTTTTGAGTTCCTTTTATATCTTTTCCTTTATGTTGATTCGGATCGTGATATTCACTGTCAATAACAATAACATCAATCGTATTTGAATATATATTCTTTCCGTCAATTATAATTTCTGCCGGTTGAATTGTATGTGTTCCCGGATTTACTGCTTTAAAATAATAAGTGTAAATTACTAAAATTGTTTTAGTTATTTTACCGTTCACCGTATTGATACTTTGCTGCATAGAAGTGTTAGGTCCTGATATCAACTTAAAATTTTCAAATTCAGGTAAAGTAAAATTGTCAAATGTTTGATTAACTTTATATTCAACAGCAAAAGGTTCACCAATCATAACAGCATCTTTTGAAATTTCAGCTTTGAAATCTACTTGAGCTTGAATTGTAAAGCCACATATTACAAATAAACTTACTATCAGATGTTTCATAAATTTAGATTTTGAATTTAACAATGATTCAGATAATCTGTAAACGATAAACTATTAGAAATACTATTCCATTTATGAAAATAATATAATAAAACGTTGTCTGTAATTTTATTGATTATTCTTAATAAGCAGTTATATTGATAGATTGCTGCATTGTTAAATTATTTAAAAACAGCAATGCAACAATGCAACAATGTAACAATTTGAGACTTAATTAATACTCAACAATTTCTATTTTATTCAGAAACTTTCTCAAAAAAATTTATAATGTTACCAATCTTTATCAACTTTTACTTTTTTTGCATCAGCTTTTTTAATATTAACTTTCTTTAAAGTTTCTTTTTCTTTTTCAATAATATATTGCAATAGTTTTTCTGCATCTAAATCAGATATTTCCGTTGCTCTCGGTAATGCGTCCGGGTCTTCACTGTCAGGAATTCCGTCATTATCTGAATCAGTATCTCTGTAATCGGGAGTTCCGTCATTATCTGTATCTTTTGGTTTTTCAGGATTGTCTCCGGCTTCATAACTGTCTGAAATTCCGTCATTATCAGAGTCTGTATCTTCAAAATCTTTTTTGC of Bacteroidales bacterium contains these proteins:
- a CDS encoding BatD family protein; its protein translation is MKKILLLIPFLIFFTACENGADTEKKSNTDLNKSKKREDIKFTANSENIAEIGEIFQVTFEINNNPDNFNPPDFENFDVLSGPSTSSFSSTQYINSKSTKEIKTSYTYTISAPNPGEYTIKEAEINIDGNVYKSNPLKIKILGETGKINNSKNTPNNLKNNNQDIFISVEYSKSNVFNGEFIIAVFKIYNKSEFHNIIETSFPGFKGFKVEMLEAPRQLVFHNEIINGKKYKVALLKKVFLIAQKPGNYSISPYDVEVKIRKKDGKTRDFFGNLVDKYKIINKKISTGKTNIIVKPIPAPIPEKFSGITGKDFQISSELEKNKIKTDNGTNFKITISGNGNIHLLNDFNLQLPEGLTFFKPEIEKSEKYTENGLYGERIFNYIIIGNKDGTYKIDPVEFTYFNPVTEKYETIYASEHEITVGKGTGYNELPDINKDITVKDIRYISTENVNLKKQGKGFAGTTLYYISFLFLIVLFISVILITRRIKNANSDIVALKIKKANEVSKKRLNNALKHMKENDNNAFYKEILNVIWGYLSDKLSISADALTNDSVEDILKEKNTDTDLIIKLQSIIEICGYAQYSPVGEEGSPENIYKDTEAVINNLEAYL
- a CDS encoding BatD family protein, giving the protein MKHLIVSLFVICGFTIQAQVDFKAEISKDAVMIGEPFAVEYKVNQTFDNFTLPEFENFKLISGPNTSMQQSINTVNGKITKTILVIYTYYFKAVNPGTHTIQPAEIIIDGKNIYSNTIDVIVIDSEYHDPNQHKGKDIKGTQKL